The Megachile rotundata isolate GNS110a chromosome 11, iyMegRotu1, whole genome shotgun sequence genome includes a region encoding these proteins:
- the ND-51 gene encoding NADH dehydrogenase (ubiquinone) 51 kDa subunit produces MAGAIVRCFQVPRRQLGLLGAGLSSQPQRTFADAAPEGKKKGGPLADQDRIFTNLYGRHDWRLKGALSRGDWYKTKEIIEKGADWIINEIKVSGLRGRGGAGFPSGMKWSFMNKPSDGRPKYLVVNGDEGEPGTCKDREILRHDPHKLVEGCLIAGRAMGACAAYIYIRGEFYNEASNMQVAIAEAYQAGLIGKNACGSGYDFDIFVQRGAGAYICGEETALIESIEGKQGKPRLKPPFPADVGLFGCPTTVTNVETVAVAPTICRRGGSWFASFGRPRNHGTKLFNISGHVNNPCTVEEEMSIPLKELIERHAGGVIGGWDNLLGVIPGGSSTPVIPKSVCDTVLLDFDDLVRVQSSFGTAAVIVMNKQTDIIKAITRLISFYKHESCGQCTPCREGISWMFKIMKRFVEGKAEEHEIDMLWELTKQIELHTICALADGAAWPVQGLIRHFRPEIEERIRQRKQAVSR; encoded by the exons ATGGCTGGTGCCATAGTGCGTTGTTTTCAGGTTCCGAGGAGACAATTGG GTCTCCTTGGAGCAGGCTTAAGTAGCCAGCCGCAGAGAACGTTTGCCGATGCTGCGCCGGAGGGAAAA AAAAAGGGTGGTCCCTTGGCTGACCAGGACCGTATCTTCACTAATTTATATGGAAGACATGACTGGAGGTTGAAAGGTGCTCTGAGCAGAGGAGATTGGTATAAAACCAAGGAGATCATAGAGAAGGGTGCAGATTGGATCATCAATGAAATTAAAGTCTCTGGTCTGAGAGGTCGTGGAGGTGCTGGATTTCCTTCTGGCATGAAATGGTCTTTCATGAACAAACCATCCGATGGAAGGCCAAAATACTTAGTAGTAAATGGAGATGAAGGAGAACCCGGTACTTGCAAGGATCGTGAAATCTTACGTCATGACCCACACAAGTTGGTGGAGGGCTGCCTTATTGCTGGTCGTGCAATGGGTGCTTGTGCAGCTTACATCTATATTCGTGGTGAATTCTATAATGAGGCATCAAACATGCAAGTTGCCATTGCTGAGGCTTATCAAGCTGGCCTCATTGGAAAGAATGCTTGTGGTTCTGGCTATGATTTTGATATATTTGTGCAAAGAGGGGCTGGAGCATATATTTGTGGAGAAGAAACAGCTCTCATTGAATCTATTGAAGGAAAACAAGGAAAACCAAGATTGAAACCACCTTTCCCAGCTGATGTTGGATTGTTTGGATGCCCTACCACTGTCACTAATGTTGAAACAGTTGCTGTGGCCCCT ACTATCTGCCGACGAGGAGGATCGTGGTTTGCATCATTCGGTCGACCACGTAATCAtggaacaaaattgtttaacatCTCCGGACACGTAAACAACCCTTGCACGGTAGAAGAAGAAATGTCCATTCCCTTGAAAGAACTCATTGAAAGGCATGCTGGAGGAGTGATTGGTGGATGGGATAATCTGTTGGGTGTGATCCCTGGTGGATCTTCCACACCAGTTATTCCAAAGAG CGTGTGTGATACAGTATTGTTGGACTTTGATGACCTTGTCAGAGTGCAGAGTTCCTTTGGTACCGCAGCTGTGATCGTAATGAATAAGCAAACCGATATTATTAAAGCCATCACGCGGCTCATCAGCTTTTACAAACACGAATCGTGCGGTCAGTGCACTCCGTGTCGCGAAGGAATTAGCTGGATGTTCAAAATCATGAAGAG GTTCGTGGAGGGCAAAGCAGAAGAGCACGAGATAGATATGCTATGGGAGCTCACTAAACAAATTGAGTTGCACACTATTTGCGCTTTAGCGGATGGTGCAGCGTGGCCGGTACAGGGATTGATCAGGCATTTTAGACCTGAAATAGAAGAACGTATCAGGCAACGTAAACAAGCTGTGTCCCGTTAG
- the LOC100875211 gene encoding guanine nucleotide-exchange factor SEC12 encodes MPSRRNNCGLLARVNFPLYTLQMLTSRHILVGGGGGSSKTGVANGFEIFELSHDGYQFIAEEVTRHETGPSVVMNCTAHNDGKRTWIAAGQESHCQLYNVNSKVVTVENGEIVKDKDGNGKEGLRHRKSSDKTEENVLSKERIEEIKDDNSNIRSKKLQLIVKPADSVQTDFSQDEPLQRIVRISLNGKFMATGGTDGHIRLWKFPQLQKLHDLDAHTKEIDDVDFSPDGSLIASIAKDGKTFLWNVNNGSKLKELTWAPPNGLKYMYKRCRFQKLEEDKSKTKLFTLSNAIVGKNPSFLQMWDIESGSVIKTVPFKETLSALAVSDDGKFVAVGTMFSGSVDIFIAFSLRRALHVPGAHSMFVTGLEFLPTKLDGPAITSNTETAVVSISVDNKICIHSIPFRHTLPFWFVIILVILSICGAFIFCSYLGI; translated from the exons ATGCCTTCCAGAAGAAATAATTGTGGCCTTTTGGCCAGGGTGAATTTTCCTTTGTATACCTTGCAAATGCTCACGAGCAGGCATATCCTCGTCGGTGGTGGAGGAGGTTCTTCCAAAACTGGAGTAGCTAATGGTTTT GAAATATTTGAGTTGTCTCATGATGGATATCAATTCATTGCTGAAGAAGTTACCAGACATGAGACTGGTCCTAGCGTAGTCATGAATTGCACTGCACATAATGATGGCAAAAGGACATGGATTGCAGCTGGTCAAGAAAGCCATTGTCAGCTGTATAATGTAAATAGCAAAGTAGTAACtgtggaaaatggggaaatagTTAAAGACAAAGATGGTAATGGTAAAGAAGGCCTTAGGCATAGAAAGAGTTCAGATAAAACTGAAGAGAATGTCCTTTCCAAGGAGAGGATAGAGGAAATTAAGGATGATAATTCAAATATTAGAAGTAAAAAACTGCAGCTGATTGTGAAACCAGCTGACAGTGTACAAACAGATTTTAG CCAAGATGAGCCTCTTCAAAGGATTGTCAGAATTAGTTTAAATGGAAAGTTCATGGCTACTGGTGGAACTGATGGTCATATCAGATTGTGGAAGTTTccacaattacaaaaattacatgaCTTAGATGCTCACACAAAAGAAATTGATGATGTGGACTTCAGTCCAGATGGATCATTAATTGCAAGCATTGCAAAGGATGGCAAGACCTTTTTATGGAATGTAAATAATGGCTCAAAGCTCAAGGAACTAACCTGGGCACCTCCAAATGgattaaaatatatgtacaaaagATGCAGGTTTCAAAAGCTGGAGGAGGATAAATCCAAAACAAAACTTTTCACCCTATCTAATGCAATAGTTGGAAAGAATCCTAGCTTTTTGCAAATGTGGGACATTGAGTCTGGAAGTGTCATTAAGACAGTCCCTTTCAAAGAAACTTTATCAGCCTTAGCAGTGTCTGATGATGGAAAATTTGTGGCTGTTGGAACAATGTTTTCTGGTAGTGTGGACATATTCATTGCATTCAGTTTAAGAAGGGCTTTGCATGTACCTGGTGCAcatagtatgtttgtgactggCCTAGAGTTCTTACCAACTAAATTAGATGGTCCTGCAATTACTAGTAACACTGAAACAGCTGTTGTCAGTATTTCTGTggataataaaatttgcatacaTAGCATACCATTTAGAC ATACACTGCCATTCTGGTTTGTCATCATACTTGTTATTCTAAGCATCTGTGGAGCTTTTATTTTCTGCAGTTACCTTGGAATATGA